A segment of the Georgenia sp. M64 genome:
GGAGCAGGTCGCGGGCGAGCACGTCGCCGCCGGCCAGCGCGGCGGCGAGGACGGCGTCGCGCACACGGGTGTCCTCCAGCGCCACGAGGAGGCGGCCCAGCGTGGCGGGGGCGGGTACCTCGCCGAGGGAGGCGTCCCACAGGTCGCAGTGCTCCTCGCGGAGACGCCACTGCTGGGCCGACCCGTCGTGCTGTGGTCGGAACGCCGCGCCGACCGCTCGGGCCGCGGCCACCCGGCGCCGCTCCTCCTCAGCCGCCCGGGCGGCGGCCGCGCGCGCGGCGGTGTCCCCCGTCCGGACGACCGCGAGGTCCTCACGGCACCGGACCGCCGCTCGGCCGTCGGCCACGAACGCGGCGCTGGCCACCGAGGTCTCGAGGTCGCGCAGCGGACGCCCGGCAGCCGCGCAGCACCGGCACGGGTCGAGGTGGCCGAAGGCGTCGTGGCCCACGAACCAGGGCCGGGCGAGCGACGCGGCCCAGGGCAGCGCGTCGACCAGCGCGCGTCTGGCGTTGCGGACCCGCGCGTCACGGGCCACCCCGCGCCGGCCGGCGGCGAGGTAGACCACGGCGAGGACGTCGTACGCGCCGTCGGTCAGGAGGTGTCCACCCAGGGTCGCGGCGAGGGCCGGGCCGGCTCCGGGGTGGCCGAGGTCGGCCAGGTCGGTCCGCACGACGAGGCCGACGACGTCGCGCCCGCTCCGGCCGCGGCACAGCCCGGCGAGGACGACGGAGTCGGCGGGGTGGAACCCGAGGCGGTAGGGCAGGTGCGCGACGAGGTCACCGGGGTCGTCGACGGTCACGGTGGTGGTCATGACGGCATCGCACCGTCACGGAGGGCCCGCGTGCGGAGGTCCTGTGGACCGGCGCCGCCCCGGCGGCCTGTGGACGGGCCGGCGGCGAGCCCGAGCGCGGCGGCACGTCGGCGGACCGGGCGGCCGGACCGTAGGGTCGGTCCATGCGCACCTCGACGCTGACGGACGTCCGCGACCACGTCTCGGCCCGAGCGCTCGCCGCGCTGGGCGAGCACACCGCCCGCTTCGCCGAGGTGGGGGCACCCGTCGAGGAGTTCCTCCACCCGGCGCGCGAGCTGCTCTCGGGTGGCAAGCGGCTGCGTGCCCAGCTCTGCGCGGCGGGCTGGCTGGCAGCGGGCCACGACCGGACGAGCGAGGCGGTCGTGCTCGCCGGGTCGGCGCTGGAGCTCTTCCAGGCCACGGCGCTGGTGCACGACGACGTCATGGACGGCTCGGCGACCCGGCGGGGTCTCCCGGCGGCGCACCGCCGCTTCGCCGGGGACCACACCGCCAACGCCTGGCTCGGGGACGCCGACTCCTACGGCACGGCCGCCGCCATCGTCCTGGGCGACCTCCTCCTGGCGCTCTCGGCGATGGAGCTCGAGCGCGCGCGCGACCTGGTGCCGCCCGCGGCCGGGCGGCGGGCGCGGGAGATCTACGACGTCATGACCGCCGAGGTGGCGCTGGGTCAGTACCTCGACATCCGCTCCCAGGACCTGCCCTGGCGCGACGACGGCGAGGAGCTCACCCGCGCCCTGCAGGTCGTGCGGCACAAGTCGGCCCGGTACTCCGTGGAGCACCCGCTCGTGCTCGGCGCGGCCCTCGGTGGCGGGGACGACGACCTGCTCGCGGCGCTCTCGGCGGTCGGGCTGCCGCTGGGCGAGGCGTTCCAGCTCCGCGACGACGAGCTCGGCGTGTTCGGCGACCCCGCGGTCACGGGCAAACCCGCCGGGGACGACCTGCGCGAGGGCAAGCGCACCGCGCTCGTCGCGCTCACCGCGGCCCGGGTCGACGCCACCGACCGGGCGGACCTCAGGGGCCGGCTGGGCCGGGCGGACCTCGGCCCGGCCGAGGTGCGGCGTGTGCAGGACCTCATCGTCGCCAGCGGCGCCCTCGCCGAGCACGGTCGACTGGTCGAGGAGCGGTACGGCGCGGCCCTGCGGGCGCTCGCCGAGGCGCACCTGCCCGAGCACGCCCGCGCCGCGATCGCCGGGCTGGCCGAGGCGCTGACGCGGCGGGACGCCTGAGGCGTCCAGGCGCTCACGCGGCGGGACGGCTCAGGCGTCCCGCCCCCCCTCACAGGGCCAGCGTCTGTGCGACGCGACGGACCGCATGGGTCCGTCGCTCTCGCAGCGCGCTGATGGGGGTGGCGCCGAGCTCGGCATCGGGGGTGAAGAGCCACCGGAACGCCTCCAGGTCGTCCATACCGCCGTCCGCCAGCAGCATGAGCGTGCCCCGCAGGGCGGGGAGCGGTCCAGGCTCGTCCGACTCCCCCGGCAGGAGCAGGAACTCGCCCGGGATCGCGGCCGACCCGTTCGGGCCGTGCGGGACGGTCAGCAGGCGACGGTCCCGGACCAGGGCGCGGACGTCGCGCTGCCGGAGGCCGAGGATCTCGGCGACCTCGGGGACGGAGAGCCAGGTGGTGGGTTCTTCGGGCGCATCGCTCACGGGGCAAGAGTAGGGCGCACGGAAAGGAATGTGGACGGAGCCGGGACGAAGGGCTTGGCGCGTCACCACATCAGTCGCTACTGTCACACCGTTAACACAAGTCACATCATCATCACCAGGCACATGGTCACGTCGGCCGGCACCCACCCGGGTGCCGCACGCGGCCCGGGTGAGACCGACGTTGGAGGATCGATGAAGGCCGAGCACCGTTCCCAGCCCTCGGCGCGGGCGCACGCGGGGCGGGCCGGCGTGGGCCTCGCCCTCGCCGCCACGACCGCCGCCGGGATGGCCGTCCCCGCGGCCGCCGCTCCGGCACCCGCCGCGCGTCCGGCCCCCGCGCTCCACGGCGCGCTCGCGGCTCCGGTCCACGTCCAGCCGGCCGCGCCGGTGATGACCTACCGCGTGCAGGCCGGCGACACCGTCTCCCACATCGCCGCCCGCACGGGGTCCTCGGTCGGGGCCATCGTCGGGGCGAACGGCCTGGACGCCCGCGCCGTGATCCGGGTCGGCCAGATGCTGCGGATCCCCTCCGCCGCCTCTGCCTCCGCCACCGCGACGCCGGCCGCGCCGGCTGCTGCACCCGCGGCCACCACCCACACGGTGCGCAGCGGCGAGTACCTCTCGGGCATCGCCCGGCAGTACGGCACCTCGGTCTCGGCCCTGGTGAGCCTGAACTCCCTCGCCTCGCCCGACCGGATCTACGTCGGCCAGAAGCTGCGGGTCGCCGGCGCCGCGGCCGCCCCGGCCTCCCCCTCCGCCGCGAAGCCGGCCGCCCCGGCAGCCACCACGCACAGGGTCGTCGCGGGCGACACCGTCTCGGTCCTGGCGGCACGGTGGGGCACCACGGTCGCGGCGGTCGCGCAGGCCAACGACCTCGGACCCGCCGCGACGATCTACGTCGGGCAGCGCCTGACGGTCCCGGCCAAGGCGTCCGCCGCCCCGGCACCCACCACCCAGCCCCTCGTGCCCAGCAGCTTCATGGGCAGGACCTACCCCGAGGCCACCGTCGCCTCGGCCAACGCGAACAAGGCGACCCTGCTCGCGACCGGGGTCCCCTCCCGGGCCGAGATGCAGGCGCTGGTGGTCTCGGTCGCCCGCCAGATGGGCGTCGACCCGGCCCTCGCCCAGGCGCACGCCTTCCAGGAGTCGGGCTTCAACCACGCCTCGGTCTCCCCCGCCAACGCGCTCGGCACCATGCAGGTCATCCCGTCGTCCGGCCGGTGGGCCTCGGACCTGGTGGGACGCCCGCTCAACCTGCTGGACCCGCACGACAACGTCGTCGCCGGGGTGGCGATCATCCGCTACCACGTGCGCACGGCCCCCGACCTCGACACCGCGATCGCCTCGTACTACCAGGGCGCCGGGTCCGTGGCCCGCAACGGGCTCTACCCGGACACGAAGATGTACGTCGCGGCCGTCCGCGCCCACATGAACCGGTTCTGAGGACGTCCGGGCCCGGCACGCCTGCCGGGCCCGGCACCGCTGCCGGGTTAGGCTCGCGGCCGTGGACACCGCGACCCTCGACCCGATGATCGGCCGGCTGGTCGACGACCGGTACGAGGTCGGCGCGCGCATCGCCCGCGGCGGCATGGCCACGGTCTACCGGGCCGTGGACCGTCGTCTCGAGCGCACCGTCGCGCTGAAGGTGATGCACCCGCACCTCGCCGAGAGCCCGGACTTCGTGGCCCGCTTCCGCCGCGAGGCGCGCGCGGCCGCCCGCCTCACCCACCCCGGGGTGGTGGCCGTGCACGACCAGGGCACCACGGGCGAGGCGAGCTACCTCGTCATGGAGCTCGTCGAGGGACCCAACCTGCGCACCGTCCTGCGCCGCCGCGGCGCGTTGCCGCTCGGCGAGGCGCTCACCGTGGTCGACCACGTCCTCGACGCCCTCGCCTCGGCCCACCGCGCCGGGCTCGTCCACCGCGACATCAAGCCCGAGAACGTCCTGCTCACCCAGGACGGACGCCCCAAGGTCGCGGACTTCGGGCTCGCGCGCGCCGTCAGCGAGGCCACCGCGGCGACGACCGGGACGGTCCTGGGGACCGTCGCCTACCTCGCGCCCGAGATCGTCACCGAGGGCCGGGCGGACCAGCGCGCCGACGTCTACGCGGTCGGGGTCCTGCTCTACGAGCTCCTCACCGGCCGGCCGCCGTTCACCGGGGACGCCCCGATCCGCATCGCCTACCAGCACGTCACCGACCGGGTGCCGGCCCCCTCCGCCCGGCTGTCGTGGCTGCCTGCCGAGGTCGACGAGCTCGTCGGGGCCCTGACCGCGCGGGAGCTCGACGAGCGCCCCGTCGACGCAGCCGCGGCCCTGGCCCTCGTGCGCCGGTGCGTGCACGACCTCGACCCCACGGACCTGGCGCGGTGCGCCGACGTGCCCCCCACCGCCCAGCCGGCCGCCGAGGAGGCGCCCGACGCCCGCGGCACCGCTGCCGTCGACCTCCCCCGCCGGCACGGCACGGTCGCACTGCCCATCGGTGCCCTCGCCAGCCGCGACGAGGGTCCGGCCCGGCGGGCGAGGGCGTGGCCGCGGGTGGTCGCCCTGCTGCTCGCGATCGCGGTGGTGGCGGGCGCCGGCGCCCTGTGGTGGTTCCAGGTCGGGCCCGGCGCCACGGTCCCCGTCCCGCAGGCGCAGGGACTGGCGGAGGACGTCGCCGTCGACGCGCTGCGCGACGCCGGCCTGGTGCCGGTCGTCACCCGGACCCACCACGACGACGTCGCCGCCGGGGAGGTCATCGGCACCGACCCGGCCGGCGGGACCGAGGTGCGCACCGACTCCGAGGTCGCCGTCCAGGTCTCCCTCGGGATCCTCACCGTCCCGGTGCCCGACGTGACCGGCCGGGACCGCGACGCCGCGGAGGACGCGCTCGCCGCCGCCGGCCTGGCCGTGACCGAGGTCCGGGAGGAGTTCCACGACACCGTGCCGGCCGGGGAGGTCGTCTCCTCCTCCCCCGCCGCGGCGGAGGTCGTCGAGCACACCACCGGTGTCGTCCTCGTCGTCTCTGCCGGCCGGGAGCCGGCCGAGCTGCCCGACGTCACCGGTGCGGCGGCCGCCGACGCCGAGGCCGCGCTCACCGCGGCCGGCCTGGCTGTGGGCGAGACGACCGAGGACTACTCCGACACCGTCGCCGCCGGTCTCGTGCTCGCCCAGTCCCCCGCGCCCGGCGAGGCCCAGCTCTACCGCGGGGACACCGTCGACCTCGTCCTCTCGCGCGGACCGGAGCTGCTCGCCGTGCCCGAGGTGGTCGGCACCCAGGTGCGCACCGCCCGGCAGACCCTCGTCGACGCCGGCTTCCAGGTCGAGGTCGAGGAGGTGCTCGGTGCCTTCTTCGGCACCGTCCGGGCCCAGGACCCCGAGGCAGGGTCGATGCTGCCCCGGGGCAGCGTCATCACGCTCACGGTCGTCTGACGGCGGCCCTCACTCCTGGTAGGCGTAGCGCTCCTCGCGCCAGGCGTCGCCGCGCAGGTGGTAGCCACGCTCCTCCCAGAAGCCCCGCTCGACCTCGGTGAGGTAGTTCCACCCCCGGAGCCACTTGGGGCCCTTCCACGAGTACAGGTGGGGGACGATCAGCCGCATGGGCCCACCCCGCTCGTCCGTCAGGGGCTCGCCGTCGTGGTGCGTGGCCAGCAGGGCGCGGCCCGAGACCAGGTCCTCCAGGCGGACCGTGGCGGCGTAGCCGTACTCGGCGAAGACGAGGACGTGCTCGACGTCGGGCCGAGGCGGGGCGAGCTCGACCACGTCCCGGGCCGCCACCCCCGCCCAGCGCTCGTCGACGGCGGACCACCCGGTCGCGCAGTGCAGGTCCGCGACGAGCGTGCGCCGGGGCAGCGCGGTGACCTCGTCGAAGCCGAGGACGTGCTCGGCGCCGTCCGCGGTGGCACCGCCGACCGTGAGGCGCCACCGCTCGGGCCGCCTCGCCGGCACCGGCCCGTAGTGCATGACGGGCGCGCGGGCGACCAGGTGCTGGCCGGGCGGGAGGAACCTGTCCGCAGGCAGACGCGGGCCCGGGTCGACCTCCATCCGGTCCGGCGGGGCCATCGTCCTCAGTGCCCGCGGATCATCTCGGCGACGTCGAAGGCCATCTCGAGGGACTGCTGGTGGTTCAGCCGCGGGTCGACGAGGGTCTCGTAGCGCCGGGCCAGCGCCGCGTCGTCGACCTCCTCGCTGCCGCCGAGGACCTCGGTGACGTCGTCGCCGGTGAGCTCGACGTGCAGGCCGCCCGGGACCGTCCCGAGGGCCTTGTGGACCCCGAAGAACCCGTGCACCTCGTCCAGCACGGTGGACAGCTCGCGGGTCTTGTAACCGGACGGGGAGGTGATGGTGTTGCCGTGCATGGGGTCGCACACCCACGTCACCGGCCGCCCGTCGGCCGTGACCCGCTCGACCAGCGCCGGCAGCGCGTCGCGGATCTTGCCGGCGCCCATGCGGGTGATGAAGGTCAGCCGGCCCGGCTCGCCGTCGGGGTTGAGCCGGTCCATGAGCGCCAGGGCGTCGTCGCCCGTCGTCGTCGGGCCGAGCTTGACCCCGATGGGGTTGCGGACGCGCGAGAGCAGATCCACGTGGGCGCCGTCGACCTGCCGGGTGCGCTCGCCGATCCAGACGAAGTGGGCGGAGGTGTTGTACGGCGCGCCCGTGCGCGAGTCGATGCGGGTCATCGCCGACTCGTACTCCAGCAGCAGGGCCTCGTGGGAGGAGTAGAAGTCCACGGTGCGCAGGGCGTCGAAGTCGACCCCGCAGGCGGCCATGAACCGCATCGCGCGGTCGATCTCCGCGGCGAGGACCTCGTAGCGCGCGTAGGCAGGGTTGGAGGTGAAGCCGCGGTTCCAGTCGTGGACGAGGCGCAGGTCCGCGAACCCGCCGTACGTGAAGGCTCGGATGAGGTTGATCGTCGTCGCCGAGCGCGTGTACGCGCCGACCAGGCGCTGGGGATCGGGGGTGCGGTCCTGCGGGGTGAAGGCGTGGCCGTTGACGGCGTCACCCCGGTAGGCGGGCAGCGTCACCCCGTCGCGGGTCTCGAGGTCGGAGCTGCGGGGCTTGGCGTACTGGCCCGCCATGCGGCCCATCTTGATGACCGGCATGCTGGCGCCGTACGTGAGGACGGCGGCCATCTGGAGGATGGTGCGGATCTTGTTGCGGATCCGGTCCGCCGTGGACTCGGCGAACGTCTCCGCGCAGTCCCCGCCCTGGAGGAGGAACGCCTCGCCCCGGGCGGCGGCGGCCAGGTGGCCCTTGAGGTTGTCCACCTCGCCGGCGAAGACCAGCGGGGGCCGCTCGCGCAGCTCCGCGGTGGAGGCGTCCAGCGCAGCCTGGTCGGGCCATGCGGGCTGCTGCGCGGCCGGCAGGTCGCGCCAGTGCTGCAGACCCGCCAGGACTTCCTCGGATGCCTCGATGCTCACGCGCCCAGGATAGGTGTTCCCGGCACGTGAGACGGACGTCGTCCGGCAGCCGGACGACGCCCGAACCACGGCGGCGTCGGTGCGTGTCAGTGCGCGGCGGGGGCCGCGGCCTCGACCTTCTGCCCGATCCCGGCCATGAGCTCGCCGAACCACTCCTGGCCGATGTCGAACGCCTTGCCGCCGGCGATGCGCGGGAACGGCACCGCCTTGAGCCGGTCGCCGTCCTCCTCGTCGTGCCCGATGACACCGGACTCCCCGCGCAGCGCGCACTCCACGGCGAGGTCGGTCATGGACTTGATGAGGCGCAGGTCCTCGGCGTTCGCGCGGGCCGAGCGGGAGAAGTAGCCGCTCTTCTGCACCATAACCTTGTCGGCGCCGATCCGCTCGGCGAACTGCTGGGCGAACCAGCGGCCCGGGTTGATGGTGTCGAGCTTGACGTGGCCGAACGGGTCGCGCTCGACCTCCTCGCCCTTGGCCTCGAGCTCGGCGACGATCTCCGGCACCCCGGCGCCCTCGGACAGGAAGACGTTGACGTTGCCCTGCTCGTCCATGATGGTGCGCAGGCGCTCCGCCTCACCGTCGATGTCGAGGTGCATCTCGGGCAGAAACACCGCGTGGATGTCCCACCGCTCCCGGCTCAGGCCGATGCTGGGGACCCACTCCTGGGTGTCGAGCCACGACCGGTAGGACCTCGCGGCCGCGGCCGTCAGCCACCCGCAGTGCCTGCCCATGACCTCGTGGACGATGAGCATGCGGGGGTTGACGCGGTGCTCGCCGATGACGTTCTGCGCGAACTCCGCCGCCTCCTCGGCCGCGGTCCATGCGCCCAGCGACTGGCGGATGGGCACGATGTCGTTGTCGATCGTCTTGGGCAGCCCGACGACGGTGAGGTGGTAGTCGTGCTCCTCCAGGTACGCGGCCAGGTCGGCGGCGGTGGTGTTGGTGTCGTCACCGCCGATCGTGTGCAGGACGTCGATGCCGTCCTCGCGCAGGCGCTCCGCGGCGACCTCCAGGGGGTTCTGGCCCTCGCGGACCAGGCCGCGCTCGACGAGGTCCTTGGCGTTGGTCAGCTTGACGCGGGAGTTGCCGATGGGGCTGCCGCCGAAGCGGTGCAGGACGCCCGCGTGCTTGCGGGCCTCGGCGTCGACGGCGACCTTCGTGCCCGTGAGCAGGCCGTGGTAGCCGTGCTGGTAGGCGACGAGCTCGACGTCGGGGGCGATCTCGGTGTACCGCTCGATCAGGCCGCCGACGGCGGAGGAGAGGCAGGGGGCGAAGCCGCCGGCAGTGAGCAGCGCGACGCGTCGGACCGTCATCGAGAACCTTCCGTCTGTCCGGGCCCGCGACGGACGCCGCCGGGCCGGGCCGCCGCGGTCGCGGTCGGACCCGCAACCATCCTAGAGGGGCGTCCCGGGGCGGCTCCGGGCCCCCCGGCACCCCGTCGCGCGCGGCGGGCGGGTGCCGGTGGCCGGTCGCGGCGATCTAGAGTGCAGGCATGGCCGGACCGAACCGCGAGGGCGACCCCCCCGGCGAGCTCGACGACGCCGCCGTCGCCGCGCGGTGGGCGGAGCTGACGGCCTCCCTCGGTGAGCTGGCCGTCCCGCCGCCCGAGCGCCCCGGGCCCACGCCCGACGAGGCCGGCCCCGACCGGTCGGTCCCCGGCGACGTCTCCGGCGAGGAGATCCCCGTCCGCCCCGCGGACCTGCCGGGGGCTCGCGTGGTGCGCCCCGCGGCGCCGGGTCCGCGCGACTACGTCCCGGACGAGGACGACGACGAGGGCTACGAGCCGCCCGAGCCCGAACCCCTCACCCACGCCGACCCGGCCGTGACCCTGGGCTGGGTCGCGACGATCGGTGCCGTCGTGCTGGGCGTGGTCCTCTCGGTCGTGTGGCGCCCGGTCCCCGACGGGGTGCTCGGGGCCCTGGCGCTCGTCCTGGCCGGCGGCGTCGGGCTGCTCCTGTGGCGCATGCCCGCGCGCCGCGACCGCGACGACCGCTCCGACGGGGCGGTCGTCTAGACCGCTCAGTGCCGGGCGAGGTCCGCCGCGCCGACGATGCCCGCCTCGTTCTCCAGCTCGGCGAGCTCGATCGTCAGCTCCCCGCGGTAGCCCCGCGCGGACAGGTGCCGGGCGAAGGAGGCGCGGATCGGCTCGAGGAGGAGTTCCCCGGCCGCGGCCACCCCGCCGCCCACGACCGCCATCTCGGGGTCGACCGCGGCCGCGAGGTCGGCGATGCCCACCCCGAGCCAGAAGCCCAGCTGGGCGAACAGCTCGATGGCGAGGGGGTCGCCGGCCTGGGCGGCCGCCGTGACGTGCGGGCCCTGGATCTTCCTGTCCCCGGCGAGCTCGAGCAGCGCACCGGCCCGGTCCGGGTACGCCACCGCCGCCGCACGGGCCGAGCGGGTCAGCGCCCGTCCGGAGCCGTACATCTCCCAGCAGCCCTCGTGGCCGCAGCCGCAGTAGTGCCCGCCCGGGACGACCTGCATGTGACCGATCTCGCCGGCGGCGCCGTGCGCGCCGCGCAGCAGCCGGCCGTTCAGGACGAGCGCCCCGCCCAGGCCGGTGCCGACCGTGAGCATGACCATGTCCTCGACCGCGCGGGCCCGGCCGAAGCGGAACTCGGCCCAGCCGGCGGCGTTGGCGTCGTTCTCCACCACGATCGGCAGGTCGATGCCCGCGGCGAGGCGGTCACGCAGCGGGTGGTCGCGCCAGGCGATGTTGGGGGCGAAGAGCACCGCGTCACGGCGCGGGCTGACGAACCCGGCGGCCGCCACGCCGACGGCGCCGACCGTGTGGGTCCGGCGCAGCTGCGCGACGGCGGAGATGACGGCCGCCTCGATCGCGCCGGGGTTGTCCGGGTCGGTGTCGAGCCGGACCTGCGAGAGCACCGTCCCGGCCTCGTCGACCACGCCCGCAGCGATCTTGGTGCCGCCGATGTCCACGCCGATGGCGTCCATGCCGTCCGTCCTTCCGTCGAGTGTCCGGGGTCCATCGTGGTGGGTCACGGGCCCTGGCGCGCAGACGTCCGCCCCTCGGCGCGCCGGGCGACGGGCGTGTTGCGGCCCGTCCGCACGACTAGGGTGGCCCCACGGGATTCACCGCCCCCTGCCGATGGAGACAGCATGGACGAGTTCGCCACCCCTCGCGCCGTCGAGGTCGACCCCTCACGGAGCATCACCGACTATCTCCTCGACCATGCTCGGGAGACCCCGACCAAGGTCCTGTACGAGGAGAAGGTCGGCGACACGTGGGTCCGCCGTGACGCCGCCTGGACCCTGGCCCGGGTCGAGGCGGTCGCGAAGGGACTCATGGCCGCGGGCGTCGGCCCCGGCGACCGCGTGGGCATCATGTCCCGCACCCGCCTGGAGTGGACCCTCATGGACCTGGCCGCCTGGCACGCCGGCGCCGTCCCGGTACCCGTGTACGAGTCCAGCTCCGCCTCCCAGGCCCAGTGGATCCTCTCCGACTCCGGC
Coding sequences within it:
- a CDS encoding Rv2175c family DNA-binding protein, with amino-acid sequence MSDAPEEPTTWLSVPEVAEILGLRQRDVRALVRDRRLLTVPHGPNGSAAIPGEFLLLPGESDEPGPLPALRGTLMLLADGGMDDLEAFRWLFTPDAELGATPISALRERRTHAVRRVAQTLAL
- a CDS encoding 3-deoxy-7-phosphoheptulonate synthase class II → MSIEASEEVLAGLQHWRDLPAAQQPAWPDQAALDASTAELRERPPLVFAGEVDNLKGHLAAAARGEAFLLQGGDCAETFAESTADRIRNKIRTILQMAAVLTYGASMPVIKMGRMAGQYAKPRSSDLETRDGVTLPAYRGDAVNGHAFTPQDRTPDPQRLVGAYTRSATTINLIRAFTYGGFADLRLVHDWNRGFTSNPAYARYEVLAAEIDRAMRFMAACGVDFDALRTVDFYSSHEALLLEYESAMTRIDSRTGAPYNTSAHFVWIGERTRQVDGAHVDLLSRVRNPIGVKLGPTTTGDDALALMDRLNPDGEPGRLTFITRMGAGKIRDALPALVERVTADGRPVTWVCDPMHGNTITSPSGYKTRELSTVLDEVHGFFGVHKALGTVPGGLHVELTGDDVTEVLGGSEEVDDAALARRYETLVDPRLNHQQSLEMAFDVAEMIRGH
- a CDS encoding ROK family glucokinase gives rise to the protein MDAIGVDIGGTKIAAGVVDEAGTVLSQVRLDTDPDNPGAIEAAVISAVAQLRRTHTVGAVGVAAAGFVSPRRDAVLFAPNIAWRDHPLRDRLAAGIDLPIVVENDANAAGWAEFRFGRARAVEDMVMLTVGTGLGGALVLNGRLLRGAHGAAGEIGHMQVVPGGHYCGCGHEGCWEMYGSGRALTRSARAAAVAYPDRAGALLELAGDRKIQGPHVTAAAQAGDPLAIELFAQLGFWLGVGIADLAAAVDPEMAVVGGGVAAAGELLLEPIRASFARHLSARGYRGELTIELAELENEAGIVGAADLARH
- a CDS encoding pyrophosphate--fructose-6-phosphate 1-phosphotransferase codes for the protein MTVRRVALLTAGGFAPCLSSAVGGLIERYTEIAPDVELVAYQHGYHGLLTGTKVAVDAEARKHAGVLHRFGGSPIGNSRVKLTNAKDLVERGLVREGQNPLEVAAERLREDGIDVLHTIGGDDTNTTAADLAAYLEEHDYHLTVVGLPKTIDNDIVPIRQSLGAWTAAEEAAEFAQNVIGEHRVNPRMLIVHEVMGRHCGWLTAAAARSYRSWLDTQEWVPSIGLSRERWDIHAVFLPEMHLDIDGEAERLRTIMDEQGNVNVFLSEGAGVPEIVAELEAKGEEVERDPFGHVKLDTINPGRWFAQQFAERIGADKVMVQKSGYFSRSARANAEDLRLIKSMTDLAVECALRGESGVIGHDEEDGDRLKAVPFPRIAGGKAFDIGQEWFGELMAGIGQKVEAAAPAAH
- the pknB gene encoding Stk1 family PASTA domain-containing Ser/Thr kinase codes for the protein MDTATLDPMIGRLVDDRYEVGARIARGGMATVYRAVDRRLERTVALKVMHPHLAESPDFVARFRREARAAARLTHPGVVAVHDQGTTGEASYLVMELVEGPNLRTVLRRRGALPLGEALTVVDHVLDALASAHRAGLVHRDIKPENVLLTQDGRPKVADFGLARAVSEATAATTGTVLGTVAYLAPEIVTEGRADQRADVYAVGVLLYELLTGRPPFTGDAPIRIAYQHVTDRVPAPSARLSWLPAEVDELVGALTARELDERPVDAAAALALVRRCVHDLDPTDLARCADVPPTAQPAAEEAPDARGTAAVDLPRRHGTVALPIGALASRDEGPARRARAWPRVVALLLAIAVVAGAGALWWFQVGPGATVPVPQAQGLAEDVAVDALRDAGLVPVVTRTHHDDVAAGEVIGTDPAGGTEVRTDSEVAVQVSLGILTVPVPDVTGRDRDAAEDALAAAGLAVTEVREEFHDTVPAGEVVSSSPAAAEVVEHTTGVVLVVSAGREPAELPDVTGAAAADAEAALTAAGLAVGETTEDYSDTVAAGLVLAQSPAPGEAQLYRGDTVDLVLSRGPELLAVPEVVGTQVRTARQTLVDAGFQVEVEEVLGAFFGTVRAQDPEAGSMLPRGSVITLTVV
- a CDS encoding LysM peptidoglycan-binding domain-containing protein produces the protein MKAEHRSQPSARAHAGRAGVGLALAATTAAGMAVPAAAAPAPAARPAPALHGALAAPVHVQPAAPVMTYRVQAGDTVSHIAARTGSSVGAIVGANGLDARAVIRVGQMLRIPSAASASATATPAAPAAAPAATTHTVRSGEYLSGIARQYGTSVSALVSLNSLASPDRIYVGQKLRVAGAAAAPASPSAAKPAAPAATTHRVVAGDTVSVLAARWGTTVAAVAQANDLGPAATIYVGQRLTVPAKASAAPAPTTQPLVPSSFMGRTYPEATVASANANKATLLATGVPSRAEMQALVVSVARQMGVDPALAQAHAFQESGFNHASVSPANALGTMQVIPSSGRWASDLVGRPLNLLDPHDNVVAGVAIIRYHVRTAPDLDTAIASYYQGAGSVARNGLYPDTKMYVAAVRAHMNRF
- a CDS encoding DUF4192 domain-containing protein, which codes for MTTTVTVDDPGDLVAHLPYRLGFHPADSVVLAGLCRGRSGRDVVGLVVRTDLADLGHPGAGPALAATLGGHLLTDGAYDVLAVVYLAAGRRGVARDARVRNARRALVDALPWAASLARPWFVGHDAFGHLDPCRCCAAAGRPLRDLETSVASAAFVADGRAAVRCREDLAVVRTGDTAARAAAARAAEEERRRVAAARAVGAAFRPQHDGSAQQWRLREEHCDLWDASLGEVPAPATLGRLLVALEDTRVRDAVLAAALAGGDVLARDLLPVDAVDLVLTVSPPPERDAMVAADRLACAVAAHAPDGAAAPALGLLSYLCWWDAAGARADVLAGQALEEQPGHRLAVLVREALDAAVPPPWYPQEHPQAASRTDRVQPT
- a CDS encoding molybdopterin-dependent oxidoreductase, with product MAPPDRMEVDPGPRLPADRFLPPGQHLVARAPVMHYGPVPARRPERWRLTVGGATADGAEHVLGFDEVTALPRRTLVADLHCATGWSAVDERWAGVAARDVVELAPPRPDVEHVLVFAEYGYAATVRLEDLVSGRALLATHHDGEPLTDERGGPMRLIVPHLYSWKGPKWLRGWNYLTEVERGFWEERGYHLRGDAWREERYAYQE
- a CDS encoding polyprenyl synthetase family protein translates to MRTSTLTDVRDHVSARALAALGEHTARFAEVGAPVEEFLHPARELLSGGKRLRAQLCAAGWLAAGHDRTSEAVVLAGSALELFQATALVHDDVMDGSATRRGLPAAHRRFAGDHTANAWLGDADSYGTAAAIVLGDLLLALSAMELERARDLVPPAAGRRAREIYDVMTAEVALGQYLDIRSQDLPWRDDGEELTRALQVVRHKSARYSVEHPLVLGAALGGGDDDLLAALSAVGLPLGEAFQLRDDELGVFGDPAVTGKPAGDDLREGKRTALVALTAARVDATDRADLRGRLGRADLGPAEVRRVQDLIVASGALAEHGRLVEERYGAALRALAEAHLPEHARAAIAGLAEALTRRDA